One segment of Natronosalvus halobius DNA contains the following:
- a CDS encoding TspO/MBR family protein, whose amino-acid sequence MDGTHRGGISLRSLSRGDVLEALAFVIGVNVVGGLPAVLGGPDSAWFESLEKPTYYPPELAFPVVWTLLFTLMGLALWLVWRSSRDGRRLALGLFAVQMAFNVSWTPVFFQLEEVAAALAVIVILWVLLVVTIEAFRRVDRRAAALLVPYLAWVTFAAALNYGIWRLNA is encoded by the coding sequence ATGGACGGCACCCATCGCGGCGGAATCTCCCTCCGATCGCTCTCGCGAGGCGACGTCCTCGAGGCCCTGGCGTTCGTAATTGGCGTCAACGTCGTCGGCGGGCTCCCCGCGGTGCTCGGCGGCCCCGACAGCGCCTGGTTCGAGAGCCTCGAGAAACCCACTTATTACCCGCCCGAACTCGCGTTCCCGGTCGTCTGGACCCTCCTCTTCACCCTGATGGGGCTCGCTCTGTGGCTGGTGTGGCGGTCCTCGAGGGACGGCCGACGGCTGGCTCTCGGACTGTTCGCCGTTCAGATGGCGTTCAACGTTTCCTGGACGCCGGTGTTCTTCCAGCTCGAGGAGGTCGCGGCGGCGCTCGCCGTCATCGTCATCCTCTGGGTTCTCCTCGTCGTGACCATCGAGGCGTTTCGACGGGTCGACCGGCGTGCAGCCGCGTTGCTGGTTCCGTACCTCGCCTGGGTGACGTTTGCCGCCGCTCTGAACTACGGTATCTGGCGGCTGAACGCCTGA
- the larE gene encoding ATP-dependent sacrificial sulfur transferase LarE, with the protein MTLDLEAKRAAAVDDLGTHDGVLVAFSGGVDSSTVAALAHEALGEDAVACTAKSETLPESELQDAKRVADEIGIRHEVVEFSELDSDAFVANDEDRCYHCRTMRLGKMLEKARELGIETVCDGTNADDPGAGHRPGLRAVEELEVHSPLLAHDLSKSEVRELADAYGLSVADKPSMACLSSRIPTGLSVTEDRLSRIERAEALVHQWGFEGFRVRDHDGLARIEIDPDELEDALDSAFVESIRDPLLELGFDHVTLDLHGYRTGSVSPAADSPAEPDAAANAADGEPLVEDVFAAEYPRANDR; encoded by the coding sequence ATGACCCTCGACCTCGAGGCAAAACGCGCGGCCGCCGTCGACGACCTCGGTACCCACGACGGCGTCCTGGTCGCCTTCTCCGGCGGCGTCGACTCGAGCACGGTCGCGGCTCTCGCCCACGAGGCCCTCGGCGAGGACGCGGTCGCCTGCACGGCGAAGAGCGAGACTCTCCCCGAATCGGAGCTCCAGGACGCGAAACGCGTCGCCGACGAAATCGGCATCCGCCACGAAGTCGTCGAGTTCTCAGAACTCGACAGCGACGCCTTCGTCGCGAACGACGAGGACCGGTGTTACCACTGTCGAACGATGCGCCTGGGGAAGATGCTCGAGAAGGCCCGCGAACTCGGTATCGAGACGGTCTGTGACGGGACCAACGCGGACGACCCCGGCGCCGGCCACCGACCTGGCCTGCGCGCCGTCGAGGAACTCGAGGTCCACTCACCGCTGCTCGCCCACGACCTCTCGAAGTCGGAAGTCAGGGAACTGGCCGACGCCTACGGTCTCTCCGTGGCGGACAAGCCGTCGATGGCCTGTCTCTCCTCGCGAATTCCGACGGGGCTGTCGGTCACCGAGGACCGCCTCTCGCGGATCGAGCGCGCCGAGGCGCTGGTCCACCAGTGGGGATTCGAGGGCTTTCGCGTGCGCGACCACGACGGCCTCGCTCGCATCGAAATCGATCCGGACGAACTCGAGGACGCCCTCGACTCGGCGTTCGTCGAGTCGATCCGCGACCCCCTGCTCGAACTCGGATTCGATCACGTCACCCTCGACCTCCACGGCTATCGGACGGGGAGTGTGAGTCCTGCCGCGGACAGCCCGGCGGAACCCGACGCCGCGGCGAACGCCGCCGACGGCGAACCGCTGGTGGAGGACGTGTTCGCGGCGGAGTATCCGCGGGCGAACGACCGATAG
- a CDS encoding Fic family protein: MPTRELPANAPGYYRESHPHPYYIPEKLPFSTAVPVDDELTNLLADASFQLGRLDGISPTVDFAPVLYTSLVRLEAVETAEIEGADVDVDEVYAYHTRTSAGTNVDTSKDLQEVLNAERALRDGFNAIKHGDSITLELLQSLHESLLENVRNEDEAVGEWRTTDVHLPAPRSGKPPFVPPPHQDVPGLMDSLEAYIQMGGQHHPLVDLAITHYQFETIHPCEDGNGRLGRILIVLQLCADGYLDEPYLYPSAYFNRNKQQYVERMRAVSENGEWRDWIAFFIEGIEVQARNSYQRTVNLMELQHDYERRYPHQKASHRLARGVFDMPYFTASEVQNRFDVSRQTAYNAIEELVSEGVLVETTGNQRNQEYKAVDVFDILEGTPNH; the protein is encoded by the coding sequence ATGCCGACTCGAGAACTTCCGGCGAATGCGCCGGGCTATTATCGCGAGTCGCATCCACACCCGTACTATATCCCGGAGAAACTCCCCTTTTCCACAGCGGTTCCTGTTGACGACGAACTCACGAACCTTCTCGCAGACGCGTCCTTTCAACTCGGTCGCCTCGACGGGATCAGTCCAACCGTCGACTTTGCACCGGTCCTCTACACGTCTCTCGTCCGACTCGAAGCCGTCGAAACCGCTGAGATAGAGGGTGCTGACGTCGACGTGGACGAGGTCTACGCCTACCACACGCGTACCAGTGCAGGCACAAACGTCGACACGAGCAAAGACCTCCAGGAAGTTCTGAATGCCGAACGTGCACTTCGGGACGGGTTCAACGCAATCAAACACGGCGATTCGATAACGCTCGAACTCCTCCAGTCACTCCACGAGTCGCTCCTCGAAAACGTCCGCAATGAAGACGAAGCAGTCGGGGAATGGCGAACCACAGATGTTCACCTCCCTGCCCCACGTTCTGGCAAGCCACCGTTCGTTCCGCCGCCGCACCAGGACGTTCCTGGTCTTATGGACTCTCTCGAGGCGTACATTCAGATGGGCGGCCAACATCACCCACTCGTCGACCTCGCAATTACGCACTACCAGTTCGAGACGATCCATCCCTGTGAGGACGGGAACGGACGGCTTGGCCGTATCCTCATCGTGTTGCAACTCTGTGCTGATGGCTACCTGGACGAGCCATACCTCTACCCGAGCGCCTACTTCAATCGTAACAAACAACAATACGTCGAACGGATGCGCGCCGTGAGTGAAAACGGGGAGTGGCGTGACTGGATCGCGTTCTTTATCGAGGGTATCGAAGTACAGGCTCGGAACTCGTATCAGCGGACGGTGAACCTGATGGAGCTTCAACATGACTACGAACGACGGTACCCGCACCAAAAAGCGAGTCATCGCCTCGCGCGAGGTGTATTCGACATGCCATACTTCACGGCTAGCGAGGTCCAGAATCGGTTCGACGTCAGTCGCCAAACCGCATACAACGCCATCGAGGAGTTAGTATCCGAGGGTGTTCTCGTCGAGACGACCGGGAATCAGCGAAACCAGGAGTACAAAGCAGTCGACGTCTTCGACATCCTCGAGGGAACACCGAATCACTAG
- a CDS encoding DUF7095 family protein — MSGFSRDDAVDRVEAILETVDSEPLPVPVREVWIYGDLALGLDPVDRLDVYLTKDVLMRDEPEAEAEFEESHGVRGVGKSVRAEWARAHPEYLRANANGHAAPEKCLAAQLLADDEPVHLEVCNARFEDNVTQRLRGARLREDYTQLLDPRGVCLWSDGVHSDDALEKVRNSELAFPTLSGALEMLGMDDAEAREAAEAVHAWRDEQAGATVRGDVL; from the coding sequence ATGAGCGGATTCAGCCGGGACGACGCCGTCGACAGGGTGGAGGCGATCCTCGAGACCGTCGACTCGGAACCACTGCCAGTTCCCGTCCGCGAGGTGTGGATTTACGGCGACCTAGCGCTCGGCCTCGACCCCGTCGACCGTCTGGACGTCTACCTGACGAAGGACGTACTGATGCGCGACGAACCCGAGGCAGAAGCCGAGTTCGAGGAGAGCCACGGCGTCAGGGGCGTCGGCAAATCGGTTCGGGCCGAGTGGGCCCGCGCCCATCCGGAGTACCTCCGGGCCAACGCGAACGGCCACGCCGCCCCCGAGAAGTGTCTCGCCGCCCAGTTGCTCGCCGACGACGAACCAGTCCACCTCGAGGTCTGCAACGCCCGGTTCGAGGACAACGTGACCCAGCGCCTGCGCGGCGCGCGTTTGCGCGAGGACTACACCCAGCTGCTCGACCCGCGAGGCGTCTGTCTCTGGTCCGACGGGGTTCACAGCGACGACGCCCTCGAGAAGGTGCGAAACAGCGAACTAGCGTTTCCCACGCTGTCGGGCGCGCTCGAGATGCTCGGGATGGACGACGCGGAGGCCCGGGAGGCCGCGGAGGCGGTCCACGCCTGGCGGGACGAGCAGGCAGGGGCGACGGTTCGCGGTGATGTCTTATGA